A portion of the Bactrocera neohumeralis isolate Rockhampton chromosome 2, APGP_CSIRO_Bneo_wtdbg2-racon-allhic-juicebox.fasta_v2, whole genome shotgun sequence genome contains these proteins:
- the LOC126767815 gene encoding uncharacterized protein LOC126767815: MSNSAMVAVAICCILVLLAVFIVIIIVVGQTMGEPK, encoded by the coding sequence ATGAGTAACAGCGCCATGGTTGCGGTCGCCATTTGTTGCATACTGGTCCTGCTGGCCGTCTTCATTGTGATCATCATAGTCGTTGGTCAGACGATGGGTGAGCCCAAGTGA